In Sphingobium baderi, a genomic segment contains:
- the cydB gene encoding cytochrome d ubiquinol oxidase subunit II, giving the protein MNVEHLDLTIIWAGIIGFAVFAYVVMDGFDLGIGILFPNLSVGGERDQAMNSIAPVWDGNETWLVLGGGGLFAAFPLAYAIILPATYPLIIAMLLGLVFRGVAFEFRWRDPRHRPFWDVAFSFGSVLAAFSQGITLGAILQGVRVEADAYAGGWLDWLSAFSLLTGAAVVIGYALLGAAWLVWKTEGPGQERARRLAFWLGGATLLALFAVSAATPFLTYDYWRRWFAMPGVLLTAQVPLLVAICAATFFWSLKRGAERLPFIMALGLFFLGFVGLGISIYPYVVPRAVTIWDAAAPPQSQLFMLAGAAVIIPIILGYTAWAYWVFRGKVGTHGYH; this is encoded by the coding sequence ATGAACGTGGAGCACCTCGATCTCACCATAATCTGGGCCGGTATCATCGGCTTTGCTGTCTTCGCCTATGTCGTGATGGACGGGTTCGATCTGGGGATCGGCATCCTCTTTCCGAACCTTTCGGTCGGAGGAGAGCGCGATCAGGCAATGAACTCGATCGCGCCGGTCTGGGATGGCAATGAAACATGGCTCGTGCTGGGCGGAGGCGGTCTCTTCGCGGCCTTTCCTCTTGCCTACGCCATCATCCTTCCCGCGACCTACCCGCTCATCATCGCGATGTTGCTCGGTCTCGTGTTTCGCGGGGTCGCATTCGAGTTTCGCTGGCGAGATCCGCGCCATCGTCCCTTCTGGGATGTCGCCTTCAGCTTTGGGTCCGTTCTCGCGGCGTTCTCGCAGGGGATCACGCTGGGCGCGATCCTGCAAGGCGTGCGGGTCGAGGCCGATGCCTATGCAGGGGGATGGCTGGATTGGTTGAGCGCGTTCAGCCTCTTGACCGGCGCGGCAGTCGTGATCGGATATGCGCTTCTAGGCGCGGCCTGGCTGGTCTGGAAAACCGAAGGGCCGGGCCAGGAACGCGCCCGTCGACTGGCATTTTGGCTCGGCGGGGCGACGCTACTCGCGCTTTTCGCCGTCAGTGCGGCGACGCCGTTCCTGACCTATGACTATTGGCGACGCTGGTTTGCGATGCCCGGCGTGCTTCTCACCGCGCAGGTTCCTCTGCTGGTGGCGATCTGCGCTGCAACCTTCTTCTGGAGCCTGAAGCGCGGCGCGGAGCGCCTGCCCTTCATTATGGCGCTTGGCCTGTTCTTTCTCGGTTTCGTTGGGCTGGGGATCAGTATCTACCCCTATGTTGTTCCCCGCGCCGTCACGATCTGGGATGCAGCCGCTCCCCCGCAAAGCCAGCTCTTCATGCTGGCGGGTGCGGCCGTCATCATTCCGATCATTCTCGGCTATACCGCGTGGGCCTATTGGGTGTTCCGCGGTAAGGTCGGCACGCATGGGTATCATTGA
- a CDS encoding single-stranded DNA-binding protein: MRNIAEFRIIGRVGRIEVLDKVAYINVAANYGRKVNGEWQDDTHWNRVTVFGKGIERVQKMGSGDLVHITGRVRQTQYDRQGETVYGVDLIADAFATLAYNGKPAEDDGED, from the coding sequence ATGAGGAACATCGCTGAATTTCGCATCATCGGTCGCGTCGGTCGCATCGAGGTTCTGGACAAGGTGGCTTATATCAACGTCGCCGCTAACTATGGCCGCAAGGTCAATGGTGAGTGGCAGGACGATACCCACTGGAACCGCGTCACCGTCTTCGGCAAGGGCATCGAGCGCGTTCAGAAGATGGGCTCCGGCGACTTGGTACACATCACGGGCCGGGTCCGTCAGACGCAGTATGATCGTCAGGGCGAGACGGTCTATGGCGTGGACCTGATCGCCGACGCCTTCGCCACCCTCGCCTATAACGGCAAGCCTGCCGAGGATGACGGCGAGGATTAA
- a CDS encoding recombinase family protein gives MTDNHEPCAKKNLQHFQGLCSAQKLANLRLSTKYKKLHIWLTAIPTPIRTKRVYHKGPIMKLGYARVSTGEQNLALQIDALRAAGAEAIFEDKGISGSMVLKPAYGDMLRQVRAGDEIMVWRLDRLGRSLPALIGELELLAGLDVGFRSLTEQIETVTPAGRLFFHMVGAFAQFERDVIRERTNAGLQSARRAGKKLGRPALIGDEQWTQAKTLMAEPTNMGAAAVAKLLGVSRQAIYKRLDKDKAAQGGELAALPSPPRQTERAKKAA, from the coding sequence TTGACTGACAACCACGAACCCTGCGCTAAAAAGAATCTCCAGCATTTTCAGGGATTGTGCAGCGCACAAAAACTGGCGAATTTGCGGCTGTCAACTAAATACAAAAAATTGCACATTTGGTTGACAGCGATTCCGACGCCGATCAGAACAAAGCGAGTATATCACAAAGGGCCGATTATGAAACTCGGATATGCCCGTGTCAGCACTGGCGAACAGAACCTAGCCCTACAGATCGACGCGCTCCGCGCGGCGGGTGCGGAGGCCATCTTTGAGGACAAGGGCATCAGCGGGTCGATGGTCCTTAAACCCGCATACGGAGATATGTTGCGCCAGGTGCGTGCCGGTGACGAGATCATGGTGTGGCGACTGGACCGCCTTGGTCGGTCCCTCCCCGCTCTGATTGGTGAGCTGGAATTGCTTGCGGGGCTGGACGTAGGGTTTCGATCGCTCACAGAGCAGATCGAGACGGTGACGCCGGCAGGGCGTCTCTTCTTCCATATGGTTGGTGCCTTCGCTCAGTTCGAGCGGGACGTGATCCGGGAGCGCACGAATGCCGGCCTCCAGTCGGCGCGCCGCGCAGGCAAGAAACTCGGCCGTCCCGCATTGATCGGCGACGAGCAATGGACGCAGGCCAAGACCTTGATGGCCGAGCCGACGAACATGGGCGCAGCGGCTGTCGCGAAGCTGTTGGGCGTAAGCCGTCAGGCCATCTATAAACGGCTCGACAAGGACAAGGCCGCACAGGGAGGCGAGCTGGCAGCCCTCCCCTCCCCTCCCCGTCAGACCGAGAGGGCCAAGAAAGCGGCGTGA
- a CDS encoding LysR family transcriptional regulator, giving the protein MIVKNFGYLIALDQEGHFGRAAKSCNVSQPTLSAGIKQLEQDLGVEIVRHGRRYDGLTSEGETVLAWAKKIESNCEGLERDLSAQKRGLEGQIRLGVLSATSIMASILSLALAERMPLLEQCICTAQTSSLTKALLTHEMDMALVYLEDISEEDFDTHLLYRERIVVFQASGDPLPRQVSWDHVAELPLCILDCALPKAARSRLGHRAAKSIRTNNVDVLAAHIASGRYATVLPQSLATYFARISDIRAVEVAGEGADAAVGLAMPRNGVKSTPTAALFEIVRAPETMASIEAALDLYRQFQPEGG; this is encoded by the coding sequence ATGATCGTCAAGAATTTCGGATATCTGATTGCGCTCGATCAGGAAGGCCATTTCGGTAGGGCAGCCAAGAGCTGCAACGTGTCGCAGCCCACGCTTTCCGCCGGCATCAAGCAGCTCGAACAGGACTTGGGTGTGGAGATCGTGCGGCATGGCCGGCGTTATGACGGACTCACATCGGAAGGTGAGACTGTGCTGGCCTGGGCGAAGAAGATCGAGAGCAACTGCGAGGGGCTGGAGCGCGACCTTTCGGCCCAGAAACGTGGGCTGGAAGGTCAAATTCGCCTGGGCGTGCTGTCGGCCACGTCGATCATGGCATCGATCCTCAGCCTTGCCCTCGCTGAAAGGATGCCGCTCCTCGAACAGTGCATTTGCACAGCGCAAACCTCGTCGCTGACCAAAGCCTTGCTGACGCATGAAATGGACATGGCGCTGGTCTATCTCGAAGACATATCTGAGGAGGACTTTGACACGCACCTTCTCTACCGGGAGCGGATCGTCGTTTTCCAGGCATCCGGCGACCCGCTCCCGCGACAGGTTTCATGGGATCATGTCGCCGAGCTGCCTTTGTGCATCTTGGACTGCGCGCTACCCAAAGCCGCGCGTTCTAGACTCGGGCACCGTGCCGCAAAGTCGATCAGGACCAACAATGTCGATGTTCTCGCTGCCCATATCGCAAGTGGGCGATATGCCACCGTCCTTCCGCAATCTCTCGCAACCTATTTTGCTCGGATTTCCGACATTCGGGCGGTTGAAGTCGCAGGTGAGGGCGCAGATGCCGCTGTTGGATTGGCCATGCCCAGAAATGGGGTGAAATCGACACCCACAGCCGCGCTGTTCGAAATAGTCCGCGCACCCGAGACAATGGCCTCGATAGAGGCCGCTCTGGACCTGTACCGCCAGTTCCAACCCGAAGGGGGCTGA
- a CDS encoding Y-family DNA polymerase, with amino-acid sequence MTYAIVDIANFYVSSERVFDPRLRRVPVVVLSNNDGCAIARSEEAKALHIKMGEPFFKIRDIIKRHGIEVRSSNYELYADMNRRFNAVIAEHSDIVEIYSIDESFYRLPVLPNGLGDVAAAHRLREAIARTTGLPTRIGLGPTRALSKVANALAKATEKVWGGVVDLHDKELRARLFAEWPVHEVWGVAKALSVRLHPLGVRTAADLAALPPAVARDVGTVVLERLVRELNGIECDDFKPEPEASKATAVTRQFGAPVTDLAELREAMVRRAVRAAEKIRHQALMATRLIVFAHGSRYRPNPPSASRQTRLSPPSNDPRIIAGLAGKMMEAMYQPGGVYTKCGVLLEELVPEGAGQGDLFAVADPRAPALLAAMDGLNDRYGRGTVQLAAQGFGARGFDTKRSHKSPSWTTDINQIPIAR; translated from the coding sequence ATGACCTACGCGATCGTCGATATCGCAAACTTCTACGTCAGCTCTGAAAGGGTATTCGATCCCAGGCTGCGCCGTGTGCCGGTCGTCGTCCTGTCCAACAACGACGGCTGCGCGATAGCGCGGAGCGAGGAGGCCAAGGCCCTCCATATCAAGATGGGCGAGCCGTTTTTCAAAATCCGCGACATCATCAAGCGACACGGAATCGAGGTCCGATCATCCAACTACGAACTCTATGCCGACATGAACCGTCGCTTCAACGCGGTGATCGCGGAGCATAGCGACATCGTGGAGATCTACTCGATCGACGAAAGCTTCTACCGTCTCCCCGTCCTGCCGAATGGGTTGGGTGACGTGGCTGCGGCGCACAGGTTGCGCGAGGCCATCGCCCGCACCACAGGGCTTCCCACCCGCATCGGGCTCGGCCCGACGCGGGCCTTGTCCAAGGTCGCGAACGCGCTCGCCAAGGCCACGGAAAAGGTGTGGGGCGGTGTCGTGGATCTCCATGACAAGGAGCTACGCGCGCGCCTCTTCGCCGAGTGGCCGGTCCATGAGGTCTGGGGCGTCGCAAAAGCGCTTTCCGTTCGCCTTCATCCCCTTGGGGTCCGCACAGCGGCCGATCTGGCGGCTCTTCCTCCGGCCGTCGCGCGCGATGTCGGCACGGTCGTTCTGGAACGCCTCGTGCGCGAACTGAACGGTATCGAGTGCGACGATTTCAAGCCCGAGCCGGAGGCGAGCAAGGCGACGGCCGTCACGCGCCAGTTTGGCGCGCCTGTCACCGATCTCGCCGAGCTGCGCGAGGCAATGGTGCGGCGCGCGGTGCGCGCGGCCGAGAAGATACGGCACCAGGCCCTCATGGCGACGCGCCTGATCGTATTCGCCCACGGCTCGCGCTACCGACCCAACCCGCCATCTGCGAGCCGTCAGACGCGCTTGTCGCCGCCCAGCAACGATCCGCGCATCATCGCCGGACTCGCCGGCAAGATGATGGAGGCAATGTATCAGCCGGGGGGTGTCTATACGAAGTGCGGCGTGCTGCTGGAGGAGCTGGTGCCGGAAGGCGCGGGGCAAGGCGATCTTTTCGCCGTCGCCGATCCTCGCGCGCCCGCCCTGCTTGCGGCGATGGATGGCCTCAATGATCGCTATGGGCGCGGCACGGTCCAGCTCGCTGCGCAAGGCTTTGGCGCGCGAGGATTCGATACCAAGCGCAGCCATAAGAGCCCGTCGTGGACGACGGACATCAATCAGATACCGATAGCGAGGTAA
- a CDS encoding metal/formaldehyde-sensitive transcriptional repressor has product MPHSPEEKKRAITRLRRIKGQAEALERAIEAGTDCAPLLQQIVAMRGATNGLMAEVMEGHLRETFGPANGAHGENGASPFDDDMEGIMRILRTYLK; this is encoded by the coding sequence ATGCCACATTCACCAGAAGAGAAGAAGCGGGCCATAACACGCCTGCGTCGCATCAAGGGGCAGGCGGAAGCGCTTGAACGCGCGATCGAGGCCGGAACGGATTGCGCCCCTTTGCTCCAACAGATTGTGGCGATGCGGGGCGCCACCAACGGGTTGATGGCAGAAGTGATGGAAGGCCATCTCCGTGAGACCTTCGGCCCCGCCAACGGCGCGCATGGGGAAAATGGAGCCAGCCCATTCGACGACGACATGGAGGGTATAATGCGGATATTGCGAACCTATCTTAAGTAG
- a CDS encoding DUF2474 domain-containing protein — translation MDEPKPLGRRLAWMVLIWAASVLALGAVAQVIRFILKP, via the coding sequence ATGGACGAGCCTAAACCTCTCGGTCGACGGCTCGCCTGGATGGTCTTAATCTGGGCGGCCAGCGTTTTGGCGCTGGGGGCTGTCGCGCAGGTCATTCGCTTCATCCTCAAACCCTGA
- a CDS encoding LexA family protein translates to MMLPTAQPVPLADMAPGLRLRPIGVAGAGFPSPAQDWEEDAINLAELLRLNRAGSFVFRIDGSSMVDAGIADRDVVVVDRDVTPRSGDIVIAIVAGGFVCRQLVYRGRVPYLEARNSRQSYPEQMADDQTEIWGVVRAGVRDYQR, encoded by the coding sequence ATGATGCTGCCGACCGCGCAGCCGGTCCCGCTCGCCGATATGGCGCCGGGGCTCCGGCTTAGGCCGATCGGCGTTGCGGGAGCTGGCTTTCCAAGTCCCGCCCAGGATTGGGAAGAGGACGCCATCAACCTGGCCGAACTGCTGAGGCTCAACCGGGCCGGCAGTTTTGTCTTCCGTATCGACGGGTCCAGCATGGTCGATGCCGGCATCGCGGATCGCGACGTGGTTGTGGTCGATCGCGATGTGACCCCGCGAAGCGGGGACATCGTGATTGCGATCGTCGCGGGCGGATTCGTCTGCCGCCAGCTCGTCTATCGAGGCCGCGTGCCGTATCTGGAGGCACGCAACAGCCGCCAGAGCTACCCGGAACAGATGGCGGACGATCAGACGGAGATATGGGGCGTGGTGCGCGCCGGTGTCCGCGACTACCAGCGGTAG
- a CDS encoding cytochrome ubiquinol oxidase subunit I, translating into MLVIENLDPVILARAQFAFTVSFHFIFPAFSIGTASYLMVLEGLWLKTGSGVYANLYRYWLKIFAVAFGMGVVSGVVMSYQFGTNWSVFSAKAGPVIGPLMAYEVLTAFFLEAGFLGVMLFGINKVGRGPHFFATCMVAVGTLISATWIISVNSWMQTPAGYAINAKGQFVPAGSWLPIIFNASFPYRLVHTVIGAYLTTAMVVGAVGAWHLLRDRANPGARKMFSMAMWMAALVAPIQILAGDQHGLNTLEHQPTKVLAMEGHYEASPEGASLILFGLPSNKDAVVHGKIEIPYLGSLILKHDPKAPLPGLNDFPRDRWPPTPIVFWSFRIMVAMGLAMLGLGLWSLLARWRGKLYDWRWLHRAALALGPSGFVAVIAGWVTTEVGRQPFTVYGLLRTAESHSPLAAPAVAASLVAFILVYFGAFGAGTYYLLRMMAKPPAAGEPEPSKVPQRAAGITPASGVVASTGREA; encoded by the coding sequence ATGTTGGTGATTGAGAATCTCGATCCGGTAATCCTGGCCCGGGCGCAATTCGCGTTCACGGTCTCATTCCACTTCATCTTCCCGGCCTTCTCCATCGGCACGGCAAGCTATCTCATGGTGCTTGAAGGGTTGTGGTTGAAGACCGGCAGCGGTGTGTATGCGAACCTCTATCGCTACTGGCTCAAGATCTTCGCCGTCGCGTTCGGCATGGGTGTGGTCTCGGGCGTGGTGATGTCCTACCAGTTCGGGACGAACTGGTCGGTATTTTCGGCCAAGGCCGGTCCGGTCATCGGCCCGCTCATGGCCTATGAGGTTCTGACCGCGTTCTTCCTTGAAGCCGGTTTCCTTGGCGTGATGCTGTTCGGCATCAACAAGGTAGGCAGGGGCCCGCATTTTTTCGCGACCTGCATGGTCGCCGTCGGGACGCTCATCTCGGCGACCTGGATCATTTCCGTGAATAGCTGGATGCAGACGCCGGCAGGCTATGCGATCAATGCCAAGGGCCAGTTCGTGCCCGCAGGTTCGTGGCTTCCGATCATCTTCAACGCGAGCTTTCCCTATCGCCTCGTCCATACCGTCATCGGCGCCTACCTGACCACGGCAATGGTCGTCGGGGCCGTAGGAGCATGGCACCTTCTGCGCGACCGCGCGAATCCCGGCGCGCGCAAGATGTTCTCCATGGCGATGTGGATGGCGGCGCTTGTGGCGCCGATCCAGATTCTCGCGGGCGATCAGCACGGCCTCAACACGCTTGAGCATCAGCCGACAAAAGTTCTCGCGATGGAAGGTCATTATGAGGCCAGCCCCGAGGGCGCTTCGCTCATCCTTTTCGGCCTCCCGAGCAACAAGGATGCGGTGGTCCACGGCAAGATCGAAATCCCCTATCTGGGATCGCTGATCCTCAAGCACGATCCCAAAGCGCCCCTCCCCGGCCTCAACGACTTCCCGCGCGATCGCTGGCCGCCCACGCCGATCGTCTTCTGGTCGTTTCGGATCATGGTGGCGATGGGCCTCGCCATGCTTGGGTTGGGCCTCTGGAGCCTGCTCGCCCGCTGGCGCGGCAAGCTCTATGACTGGCGCTGGCTGCACCGCGCCGCTCTCGCGCTTGGTCCGTCAGGCTTTGTCGCGGTCATAGCAGGATGGGTGACGACGGAAGTAGGCCGACAGCCCTTCACCGTATACGGCCTGCTGCGAACCGCGGAGTCCCACTCCCCCCTGGCCGCTCCGGCTGTCGCGGCGTCCCTCGTCGCTTTCATCCTCGTCTATTTCGGCGCGTTCGGGGCCGGCACCTATTATTTGCTCCGGATGATGGCAAAGCCGCCCGCAGCCGGTGAACCGGAACCGTCCAAGGTGCCGCAACGCGCGGCGGGCATCACGCCGGCAAGCGGCGTCGTGGCATCAACCGGACGGGAGGCATGA
- a CDS encoding DksA/TraR family C4-type zinc finger protein yields MANGWAPDSAVQDQIDATIMDAVFAARSRLPSGEGSTDCEVCGDEIPAKRRTAIPGVRTCVACQSERDKRPTFTGINRRGSKDSQLR; encoded by the coding sequence ATGGCAAATGGATGGGCACCCGATAGTGCGGTGCAGGACCAGATTGATGCAACGATCATGGACGCGGTTTTCGCCGCCCGATCGCGTCTGCCTTCCGGCGAGGGTAGCACCGACTGCGAGGTGTGCGGCGACGAAATCCCGGCGAAACGCCGCACGGCCATACCCGGCGTAAGAACCTGTGTCGCCTGTCAAAGCGAACGCGATAAGCGCCCGACCTTCACCGGCATCAATCGCCGGGGCAGCAAGGACAGCCAGTTGCGCTAA
- a CDS encoding relaxase/mobilization nuclease domain-containing protein has translation MSFRLSPGTLDSMAGVYAPPKKYRMGSGGGKGKSAKSGDAILVFALAAMVPKSSHSGTAFRPSSQTKHAFGTGSHAGVSGRAIAAMDRTARRSPEVMVRITGRQHGGGHVLANFSYISRLGHGAEKQVPLYTSDGDILHDGKDMQILAQDWQEWEMGDDARRKGATSISMILSMPAGTDPERLREAALDFAREEFANRSWVASLHVDRDHPHVHLTFARRDHDGRRFHPSRDDLFRYRQRFAAKLRDRGIEANATPARARGIDPKHEPIAAKKVREKGQVPRVDKSRAERARSFRDRGIPDPVNAVLANQRATVLTAYERSIAELSSSPSLADQAIAKSLEKFVASMPAPEPNSVRADRLARGERDAPSQPGRDGGVTPALDPVAAALARAKAMREQIEAGKSDLSAREQPQSGANAERPSGVSDRLRSLMDEASRSAPAPEPGKADDIMRQTQERDREQRERDRARDKDGPRR, from the coding sequence GTGAGTTTCCGGCTCTCCCCCGGCACGCTCGATTCCATGGCGGGCGTCTATGCGCCTCCCAAGAAGTATCGGATGGGATCAGGTGGCGGAAAGGGCAAGAGTGCGAAGTCGGGTGACGCGATACTTGTCTTTGCGCTCGCCGCTATGGTTCCGAAATCGTCGCATTCGGGGACGGCGTTCCGTCCCAGCTCGCAGACGAAACACGCCTTTGGAACAGGCTCACATGCGGGCGTCAGCGGGCGTGCAATCGCGGCGATGGATCGCACCGCGCGACGATCGCCAGAGGTGATGGTCCGTATCACGGGACGTCAACATGGCGGTGGGCACGTCCTCGCAAACTTTTCTTATATCAGCCGCCTTGGGCATGGAGCGGAGAAGCAAGTGCCGCTCTATACGAGTGATGGCGACATTCTCCACGACGGGAAGGACATGCAAATTCTTGCCCAGGATTGGCAGGAATGGGAGATGGGAGATGATGCGCGTCGCAAGGGCGCTACGTCCATTTCCATGATCCTTTCCATGCCTGCGGGCACCGATCCCGAGCGGTTGAGAGAGGCGGCGCTGGACTTCGCACGCGAAGAGTTTGCGAACCGATCATGGGTGGCGTCGCTCCATGTCGATCGCGACCATCCCCACGTTCACCTCACTTTCGCGCGCCGCGATCATGATGGCCGCCGTTTCCATCCGAGCCGCGATGACCTCTTTCGCTATCGGCAGCGGTTTGCGGCGAAGCTGCGAGATCGAGGTATTGAGGCGAACGCCACTCCTGCGAGAGCGCGGGGCATCGACCCGAAGCATGAGCCGATCGCGGCGAAGAAAGTGCGGGAGAAGGGGCAGGTTCCGCGCGTGGACAAAAGCCGTGCCGAACGCGCGCGGAGCTTCCGCGACCGAGGCATTCCCGATCCGGTGAACGCTGTCCTTGCCAATCAGCGGGCGACGGTGTTGACGGCCTATGAGCGGTCGATTGCGGAGCTGTCATCGTCCCCCTCGCTCGCCGATCAGGCGATCGCCAAGAGCCTTGAGAAATTCGTCGCTTCCATGCCGGCGCCGGAACCCAATTCGGTGCGGGCGGATCGATTGGCGAGGGGCGAGCGCGATGCTCCATCTCAGCCTGGTCGCGACGGAGGTGTGACCCCGGCGCTAGATCCGGTTGCCGCTGCGCTCGCGCGGGCGAAGGCGATGCGCGAGCAGATCGAGGCGGGCAAGAGCGACTTGTCGGCGCGCGAGCAGCCGCAGAGCGGCGCAAATGCCGAGCGTCCTTCTGGTGTATCGGATCGTCTGCGCTCGCTGATGGACGAGGCCAGTCGGTCGGCTCCGGCGCCGGAGCCTGGCAAGGCGGATGACATCATGCGACAGACCCAGGAGCGGGATCGAGAGCAACGCGAGCGCGATCGGGCACGCGATAAGGATGGACCACGGCGATGA
- a CDS encoding bestrophin family protein, with amino-acid sequence MIVRSQPSFQDIIFTVHGSILPRIARRLAAIAVVSVIAILAAQAHPGIFARISTIPFTLIGIALSIFMSFRNNACYARWWEGRQLWGELIISARSFARETSLLPDEDRRALLHSICGFACGLTARLRGEDEIAAIAPWVDIGPATKSPNVTNLVLDRMGRRLLELKQTGVITPIHYAVVAEDMRSFGKVQGACERISTTPVPFAYSLLLHRTALIFCVMLPFALAGSLDWWTLLPVLLTAYTFFGLDALGHELEDPFGVEPNCLPLYAMKRTIERDMLSLLGEEDLPPPLEPHKSVLS; translated from the coding sequence ATGATCGTTCGATCGCAACCGAGCTTCCAAGATATCATTTTCACCGTGCATGGCTCGATCCTGCCGCGCATCGCACGGAGGCTGGCGGCGATCGCGGTCGTCAGTGTGATCGCCATCCTGGCCGCCCAAGCCCATCCCGGCATTTTCGCGCGGATTTCGACGATCCCTTTCACCCTGATCGGTATCGCGCTCTCGATCTTCATGAGCTTCCGCAACAATGCCTGCTATGCGCGATGGTGGGAGGGGCGGCAGCTTTGGGGCGAGCTAATTATCTCGGCCCGTTCGTTCGCGCGCGAGACATCGCTTCTCCCTGACGAGGATCGGCGCGCGTTGCTCCATAGCATATGTGGCTTTGCCTGCGGCCTCACCGCACGCCTTCGCGGCGAGGATGAAATCGCCGCCATTGCGCCGTGGGTCGATATCGGCCCGGCGACAAAGAGCCCGAACGTCACGAACCTCGTGCTCGATCGTATGGGGCGCAGGCTGCTCGAGCTAAAGCAGACTGGCGTCATTACGCCGATTCACTATGCCGTCGTGGCAGAAGACATGCGATCCTTCGGCAAGGTTCAGGGCGCTTGTGAGCGGATATCCACGACGCCCGTGCCGTTCGCCTATTCTCTGCTGCTCCATCGCACCGCACTTATCTTTTGCGTGATGCTTCCCTTCGCGCTCGCAGGATCACTCGACTGGTGGACGCTCCTGCCGGTGCTCCTCACCGCCTATACCTTTTTCGGCCTCGATGCGCTGGGTCACGAGCTGGAAGACCCGTTCGGCGTCGAGCCAAACTGTCTGCCGCTGTATGCGATGAAGCGGACAATCGAGCGGGATATGTTGTCGCTGCTTGGCGAAGAGGATCTACCCCCGCCACTGGAACCCCATAAATCTGTCCTGAGCTAA
- a CDS encoding ParA family protein has translation MAVISIGNPKGGAGKTTLALVLADTLATNGARVTVIDADPNAIIEKWAQKRERAGRDLPYRVIPRPTQAEMISTIDRVSNEDEFVIVDLEGSASQMTSRALARSHMVLVPFNLSPIDAELAAQAVRAIKEEEEALRRSIPFRLVRSRTNAAIATKTAKRIVDAINAAELPLLDTSLVERAAYRDIFEFGLLLSELDKGSGQQVENAIKNAGELAQSVVAALREEYPA, from the coding sequence ATGGCGGTTATCTCGATAGGCAATCCGAAGGGCGGTGCCGGCAAGACGACGCTCGCGCTTGTCCTTGCTGACACGCTCGCGACAAACGGGGCGCGCGTCACCGTTATTGACGCTGATCCCAACGCCATCATCGAAAAGTGGGCACAGAAGCGGGAGAGGGCGGGGAGGGATTTGCCCTATCGCGTGATCCCAAGGCCGACCCAGGCGGAAATGATTAGCACCATCGACCGCGTTTCGAACGAAGACGAGTTCGTCATCGTGGACCTTGAGGGATCAGCTTCGCAGATGACCTCGCGGGCGCTGGCGCGGTCGCACATGGTCCTCGTGCCGTTCAATCTTTCTCCGATCGATGCGGAGCTGGCGGCGCAAGCCGTCAGGGCGATCAAAGAGGAGGAGGAAGCGCTGCGAAGGAGCATCCCGTTCCGCCTTGTCAGGAGCCGAACGAACGCAGCCATCGCGACCAAAACGGCCAAGCGGATCGTCGATGCTATCAACGCGGCCGAGCTGCCATTACTCGATACGTCGCTCGTTGAGCGCGCAGCCTATCGCGACATTTTCGAGTTCGGGTTGCTGCTATCCGAGCTGGATAAGGGCTCCGGGCAACAGGTCGAGAACGCGATCAAGAACGCTGGCGAGTTGGCGCAATCCGTCGTGGCTGCGCTGCGAGAGGAGTATCCCGCATGA